In Pleuronectes platessa chromosome 4, fPlePla1.1, whole genome shotgun sequence, the following proteins share a genomic window:
- the LOC128439029 gene encoding beta-1,3-galactosyl-O-glycosyl-glycoprotein beta-1,6-N-acetylglucosaminyltransferase, producing MRLLKRGRFRLLLKLTIALGSLWILSLLTRSNPGWNPSSVLRYSWLEYTDSDDSPEKVCNCSAILQGEREALEQAKSLTITKDFHKSVHIPDEHYVNATEDCSAFKLRRKYLTSPLSQEEEDFPLAYSMVVHHKVQNFERLLRAIYAPQNIYCVHVDKKAKSSVLFAIWAITDCFPNIFLVSQPVDVVYAAWSRVQADLNCLADLYNSSTQWKYVINLCGQDFPLKTNLEIVRTLRSLRGGNSLESEEISAGKVWRVTNSHKIIDGRIQGTGKAKEPPPFNITIMSGNAYFVVSRGFIRSVLEDRRVLALMEWAKDTYSPDEFLWATIQRMPGVPGSTWPHRKYDITDVNAIARLVKWQWHEGSQDSPDAVYPECHGSHVRSICVNGAGDLQWMLKQHHLFANKFDIDTEPVAVYCLEKYLRKRALSGLQ from the exons ATGAGGCTACTGAAACGAGGCAGATTTCGCCTGCTCCTGAAGCTCACCATTGCACTGGGATCACTATGGATCCTCTCACTACTAACTCGCAGTAATCCAGGCTGGAATCCCAGCTCAGTTCTCAGGTACAGCTGGTTGGAGTATACAGACTCTGATGACAGCCCAGAGAAAGTGTGCAACTGCTCAGCTAtcctgcagggagagagggaggcactggagcaggcCAAATCACTGACCATCACCAAAGACTTCCACAAGAGTGTTCACATCCCTGATGAACATTACGTGAATGCAACCGAAGACTGCAG tgcaTTCAAATTAAGACGAAAATACTTAACATCTCCGTTGAGCCAGGAAGAAGAGGACTTTCCCCTGGCATACTCTATGGTTGTGCATCATAAG GTGCAGAACTTTGAGCGCCTGCTGCGAGCCATCTACGCACCTCAAAATATTTATTGTGTCCATGTGGACAAAAAGGCAAAATCCTCTGTCTTATTTGCCATCTGGGCAATTACTGACTGCTTCCCGAACATCTTCTTGGTCAGTCAGCCTGTTGATGTGGTCTATGCGGCCTGGTCACGTGTCCAGGCTGACCTTAACTGTTTGGCGGATCTCTATAACAGCAGCACTCAATGGAAATACGTCATCAACCTTTGTGGCCAAGATTTCCCTCTGAAAACCAACTTGGAGATTGTAAGGACACTGCGTTCACTGAGGGGCGGGAACAGCTTAGAGTCAGAAGAAATATCTGCAGGAAAAGTGTGGAGAGTGACAAATTCACACAAAATAATAGATGGACGAATCCAG GGTACAGGGAAGGCAAAGGAGCCTCCTCCCTTCAACATAACCATAATGTCTGGAAATGCCTACTTTGTGGTTAGCCGGGGCTTCATCCGCAGTGTGTTGGAGGACCGCCGAGTGCTGGCACTGATGGAGTGGGCCAAAGACACCTACAGTCCTGATGAATTTCTCTGGGCAACCATTCAGCGAATGCCCGGAGTTCCTGGCTCAACATGGCCCCACAGGAAATATGACATTACAGACGTCAATGCCATCGCCCGCCTGGTGAAGTGGCAGTGGCACGAGGGGTCGCAGGATTCACCGGACGCGGTGTACCCAGAGTGTCACGGCAGCCACGTCAGGTCAATATGCGTAAATGGTGCCGGGGACTTACAGTGGATGCTCAAGCAGCATCATCTCTTTGCCAACAAGTTTGACATAGACACAGAGCCCGTTGCTGTCTACTGTTTGGAGAAATATCTAAGAAAAAGGGCACTGTCTGGTCTACAATAG
- the LOC128439027 gene encoding beta-1,3-galactosyl-O-glycosyl-glycoprotein beta-1,6-N-acetylglucosaminyltransferase isoform X2, whose product MFLLLMKLTIALGSLWILSLLTRSNPGLNPSSVLGNSWLEYTDADDSPEKVCNCSAILQGEREALEQAKLLTITKDFHKSVHIPDEHYVNATEDCSAFKLRRKYLTSPLSQEEEDFPLAYSMVVHHKVQSFERLLRAIYAPQNIYCVHVDKKAKSSVLFAIMAITDCFPNIFLVSQPVDVVYAAWSRVQADLNCMADLYNSSTQWKYVINLCGQDFPLKTNLEIVRTLRSLRGGNSLESEEIPAGNLWRVKNAYEVIDGTNQDTGKGNEPPPINITIMSGSAYFVVSRGFIRSVLEDRRVLALREWLKHTYIPDELFWATIQRMPGVHGSTRPHRIYDMSDVNAIARLVKWQLYEGSQDSPDARYPECHGSHVRGVCIYGAGDLHWMLKQHHLFANKFDIDTDPVPVYCLEKYLRKRALSGL is encoded by the exons ATGTTTCTACTGCTCATGAAGCTCACCATTGCACTGGGATCACTATGGATCCTCTCACTACTAACTCGCAGTAATCCAGGCCTGAATCCCAGCTCCGTTCTCGGGAACAGCTGGTTGGAGTATACAGACGCTGATGACAGCCCAGAGAAAGTGTGCAACTGCTCAGCTAtcctgcagggagagagggaggcactggagcaggcCAAATTACTGACCATCACCAAAGACTTCCACAAGAGTGTTCACATCCCTGATGAACATTACGTGAATGCAACCGAAGACTGCAG TGCATTCAAATTAAGACGAAAATACTTGACATCTCCGTTGAGCCAGGAAGAAGAGGACTTTCCCCTGGCATACTCTATGGTTGTGCATCATAAG GTGCAGAGCTTTGAGCGCCTGCTGCGAGCCATCTACGCACCTCAAAATATTTATTGTGTCCATGTGGACAAAAAGGCAAAATCCTCAGTCTTATTTGCCATCATGGCAATTACTGACTGCTTCCCGAACATCTTCTTGGTCAGTCAGCCTGTTGATGTGGTCTATGCGGCCTGGTCACGTGTCCAGGCTGACCTTAACTGTATGGCGGATCTctataacagcagcacacaaTGGAAATACGTCATCAACCTTTGTGGCCAAGATTTCCCTCTGAAAACCAACTTGGAGATTGTAAGGACACTGCGTTCACTGAGGGGCGGGAACAGCTTAGAGTCAGAAGAAATACCTGCAGGAAATCTGTGGAGAGTGAAAAATGCATACGAAGTAATAGATGGAACAAACCAG GATACAGGGAAGGGAAATGAGCCGCCACCCATCAACATCACCATAATGTCTGGAAGTGCCTACTTTGTGGTTAGCCGGGGCTTCATCCGCAGTGTGTTGGAGGACCGCCGAGTGCTGGCACTGAGGGAGTGGCTCAAACACACCTACATTCCCGATGAATTGTTCTGGGCAACCATTCAGCGAATGCCCGGAGTTCATGGCTCAACACGGCCCCACAGAATATATGACATGTCAGACGTCAATGCCATCGCTCGCCTGGTGAAGTGGCAGTTGTACGAGGGGTCGCAGGATTCACCGGACGCGAGGTACCCAGAGTGTCACGGCAGCCACGTCAGGGGAGTATGCATATATGGTGCCGGGGACTTACATTGGATGCTCAAGCAGCATCATCTCTTTGCCAACAAGTTTGACATAGACACAGACCCCGTTCCTGTCTACTGTTTGGAGAAATATCTAAGAAAAAGGGCACTGTCTGGTCTATAA
- the LOC128439027 gene encoding beta-1,3-galactosyl-O-glycosyl-glycoprotein beta-1,6-N-acetylglucosaminyltransferase isoform X1, translated as MKPLKRGMFLLLMKLTIALGSLWILSLLTRSNPGLNPSSVLGNSWLEYTDADDSPEKVCNCSAILQGEREALEQAKLLTITKDFHKSVHIPDEHYVNATEDCSAFKLRRKYLTSPLSQEEEDFPLAYSMVVHHKVQSFERLLRAIYAPQNIYCVHVDKKAKSSVLFAIMAITDCFPNIFLVSQPVDVVYAAWSRVQADLNCMADLYNSSTQWKYVINLCGQDFPLKTNLEIVRTLRSLRGGNSLESEEIPAGNLWRVKNAYEVIDGTNQDTGKGNEPPPINITIMSGSAYFVVSRGFIRSVLEDRRVLALREWLKHTYIPDELFWATIQRMPGVHGSTRPHRIYDMSDVNAIARLVKWQLYEGSQDSPDARYPECHGSHVRGVCIYGAGDLHWMLKQHHLFANKFDIDTDPVPVYCLEKYLRKRALSGL; from the exons ATGAAGCCCCTGAAACGAGGAATGTTTCTACTGCTCATGAAGCTCACCATTGCACTGGGATCACTATGGATCCTCTCACTACTAACTCGCAGTAATCCAGGCCTGAATCCCAGCTCCGTTCTCGGGAACAGCTGGTTGGAGTATACAGACGCTGATGACAGCCCAGAGAAAGTGTGCAACTGCTCAGCTAtcctgcagggagagagggaggcactggagcaggcCAAATTACTGACCATCACCAAAGACTTCCACAAGAGTGTTCACATCCCTGATGAACATTACGTGAATGCAACCGAAGACTGCAG TGCATTCAAATTAAGACGAAAATACTTGACATCTCCGTTGAGCCAGGAAGAAGAGGACTTTCCCCTGGCATACTCTATGGTTGTGCATCATAAG GTGCAGAGCTTTGAGCGCCTGCTGCGAGCCATCTACGCACCTCAAAATATTTATTGTGTCCATGTGGACAAAAAGGCAAAATCCTCAGTCTTATTTGCCATCATGGCAATTACTGACTGCTTCCCGAACATCTTCTTGGTCAGTCAGCCTGTTGATGTGGTCTATGCGGCCTGGTCACGTGTCCAGGCTGACCTTAACTGTATGGCGGATCTctataacagcagcacacaaTGGAAATACGTCATCAACCTTTGTGGCCAAGATTTCCCTCTGAAAACCAACTTGGAGATTGTAAGGACACTGCGTTCACTGAGGGGCGGGAACAGCTTAGAGTCAGAAGAAATACCTGCAGGAAATCTGTGGAGAGTGAAAAATGCATACGAAGTAATAGATGGAACAAACCAG GATACAGGGAAGGGAAATGAGCCGCCACCCATCAACATCACCATAATGTCTGGAAGTGCCTACTTTGTGGTTAGCCGGGGCTTCATCCGCAGTGTGTTGGAGGACCGCCGAGTGCTGGCACTGAGGGAGTGGCTCAAACACACCTACATTCCCGATGAATTGTTCTGGGCAACCATTCAGCGAATGCCCGGAGTTCATGGCTCAACACGGCCCCACAGAATATATGACATGTCAGACGTCAATGCCATCGCTCGCCTGGTGAAGTGGCAGTTGTACGAGGGGTCGCAGGATTCACCGGACGCGAGGTACCCAGAGTGTCACGGCAGCCACGTCAGGGGAGTATGCATATATGGTGCCGGGGACTTACATTGGATGCTCAAGCAGCATCATCTCTTTGCCAACAAGTTTGACATAGACACAGACCCCGTTCCTGTCTACTGTTTGGAGAAATATCTAAGAAAAAGGGCACTGTCTGGTCTATAA